CGATCGCCATGTCCTTCATCGCGCGCATATGGTCGATACGGATGACGTCCTTGTTGCCAGTCGTGGTGATGAAGATGTCGGCCGAGGAAACGACGTCCTCGAGCTGAACGACTTCATAACCGTCCATGGCGGCCTGCAGGGCGCAGATCGGGTCGACTTCCGTGACCTTGACGCGGGCGCCGGCGCCGGAGAGCGAAGCGGCGGAACCCTTGCCGACGTCGCCGTAACCGCAGACGACGGCGACCTTGCCGGCCATCATGACGTCGGTGGCGCGGCGGATGCCGTCAACCAGCGATTCCTTGCAGCCGTACTTGTTGTCGAACTTCGACTTGGTGACGCTGTCGTTGACGTTGATGGCCGGGAAGGGCAACAGGCCCTTCTGGCTGAGCTGGTAGAGGCGGTTGACGCCGGTAGTGGTTTCCTCGGTCACGCCCTTGATGGCGTCACGCTGCTTGGTGAACCAGCCGGGCGTTGCCTGCAGGCGCTTCTTGATCTGTGCGAAGAGGATTTCCTCCTCTTCCGAATGCGGGTTGGAGAGCACGTCCTCGCCGGCTTCGGCGCGGGCGCCGAGCAGGATGTACATCGTGGCGTCGCCGCCGTCGTCGAGGATCATGTTGGAAAGGCCGCCATCGGCCCACTGGAAGATCTTGTCCGTGTAGGTCCAGTAGTCTTCGAGGCTCTCGCCCTTGACGGCGAACACCGGGACGCCGGAAGCGGCGATGGCCGCAGCGGCATGGTCCTGCGTGGAGAAGATGTTGCACGATGCCCAGCGTACCTGAGCGCCGAGTGCGACCAGCGTCTCAATGAGCACGGCCGTCTGGATCGTCATGTGCAGCGAGCCGGTAATGCGTGCGCCCTTGAGCGGCTGCGCTTCGCCGAATTCGGCGCGGCAAGCCATCAGGCCCGGCATCTCGGTTTCGGCGATTGCGATTTCCTTGCGACCGTAGTCGGCAAGGCCGATATCCGCGACGATGTAGTCCTTTTCAGTGCTCATGAAGGTCTCCAGCCTGAACGATGCAATCGCGCCGCGGGCAGACGCCTCGGCCGAATGCAACAAGAATTGCACGCTGACAGCGTGTGGATGATGCCGTGTAGCAGGCTTCAGGGTGGAAATCAATAATGATATAAAGAAGTCTTTATGTCTTTATATCCACAGGGAGGAGGCGGAAAAGCCTAGATTTCCTCGCCGAACTTGTTGGCGACGAGCTGGTCGAGCGCCTCGAGCGCTTCGGCGGCCTGATTGCCGCTTGCCGTGACAAGCACGCTGCAGCCCGGGCTGGCGGCGAGCATCATTAGGCCCATGATCGAGGTGCCGCCGACGGTGGTGCCATCCTTCGAAACGGTGATGGCGGCGTCGTAAGCTTCGACGGTCTGCACGAATTTCGCCGACGCGCGGGCATGCAGACCCCGCTTGTTGATGATCAGGAGTTCCCGGGAAAGCTCGGTCATGGGGGCGGTGTTTGCCTCGTTATTTGCCACTGAGCACACGGCTGGCCACGTTGATATATTTGCGCCCGGCCTCTGAAGCTTCCACCAGGGCCCTTTCCATGTTGTTGTCGCCGCGCACGCCTGCGAGCTTGATCAGCATCGGCAGATTGACACCGGCGATGACCTCGGTGTGGCCGCTGTTCATGACGGAGATTGCGAGATTGGAAGGAGTGCCGCCGAACATATCGGTGAGGATGATGACGCCATGCCCGTCGTCGGCACCGGCAACGGCCTGCAGAATATCCTGCCGCCGCTTGTCCATGTCGTCTTCGGGACCAATGCATACCGTTTCTATGAACTTCTGCGGACCAACGACATGCTCGACAGCATGCCGAAACTCTTCAGCCAGCTTGCCATGAGTGACAAGCACAAGTCCAATCATGATATTACTGCTCCCATCGCATACGCAAACAGGTGGCCCATATCGCAATGCAGCAATGTCGTCCACCAGTGGGGGGACATCTTGGCGATGAAAAGACGAAGTGCAAGCTTAAAATACAGGATTTACGCGCCTATGCGGGCCTAAATGGCCGATTTATCAAAACTCGCGCCGATTTTTGCCATTATTATGGCAAGCGGATTCGCAGAGGTTGCAGCCAATCGGATCAACGGCAACCGAGCAGATGCGGTAATATCGATCTGCTCATCCTCGGGTGGTAGTCTTTCCGCAGTTTCCGGGTCGACAGGGCGAACGGCAAAATGCATTTCGGCCTCGGAAATATAAGGCATGCGAACGATGCCGGTGTAGCGGATTTCCATAAGTCCTGCGATCGAGGGCGGGCATTTCGCAATAATGGAGCCGTTCTGTTCGGCAATCAGCACCCGGTCGTCTGCGACCAAGCTTGCCGTCAATCCCAACGGCTTGGCAGCCGCAAGGCAGGAGAAGGCGAGGGCGGATTTGCCGCTGCCCGAAGGGCCAAGGAACAGCAGACCTGTCCTGCCGATGACGATCGCCGTTGCGTGGATGTTGGTCGCCTCAATGGTCATGCGGCCGCTCACGCCGTCGTCTGGGCCGGCAGCGATAGGATGAAGCGGGCGCCAAGCAACGTCGAGCCGTCGCTGTCGACTATATTCTCGGCGCGCAGCGAGCCGCCATGCGCTTCGGCGATCTGCCGGCTGATCGACAGGCCGAGGCCTGAATTCTGTCCGAAACCTTCGGATTCGGGCCGGTCGGTATAGAAACGTTCGAAGATGCGGTCGATATTTTCGGCCTGAATGCCGGGACCGTTATCCTCGATATAGATGACACAGCGCGTCCGCGTCCGCGTCAGCCGCACGGTAATCTTGCCGGTTTCCGCGGGGACGAAGGATCGTGCGTTTTCGATGAGGTTGGTCACGATCTGGCCAATGCGCAGATCGTGGCCGTCGACGGAGAATTTCGTCTTGTTGCCCGGCTTGCGGTCGACGATATAGTCGATTTCGACGGCCTTTTTGCTGTGGCCGACCTGTCTGGAAATATCGATCATGTCGCGAAGCAATATTTCCAGATCGAGCGACTTGGCATCCGAACGTGCAAGCTCTGCATCGAGGCGCGATGCATCGGAGATGTCGCTGATCAGGCGGTCGAGGCGGCGAACGTCATGCTGGATCACATCCATCAGCCGCTTCTTCGAATCGTCGCTCTTGGCGAGCGGCAGCGTTTCGACGGCGCTGCGCAGCGACGTCAGCGGGTTCTTGAGCTCGTGGCTGACATCGGCCGCGAAGCTTTCGATCGCATCGATGCGGTCATAGAGCGCCGACGTCATGTCGCGCAGCGCAATCGACAGGTTGCCGATTTCGTCCTGGCGAGCGGAAAAGTCCGGAATCTCCTCGCGCTCCTTCGCCCCGCCGCGGCGCACGCGGATGGCCGCAGCCGAGAGCCGGCGTAGCGGATTGGCGATGGTGGAGGACAAAAGCAGTGACAGCACCACGTTGACCAGCGTCGCG
The Rhizobium sp. 11515TR DNA segment above includes these coding regions:
- a CDS encoding sensor histidine kinase yields the protein MAQLVQDRDIDDSESPSGARIARRRWTHPFVLIRRIFGNAVFSSLTRRILFFNLAALVVLVGGILYLNQFREGLIDARVESLLTQGEIIAGAVSASASVDTNSITIDPQKLLELQAGQSITPVPNDEDLEFPIDPEKVAPVLTRLISPTRTRARIFDADANLLLDSRHLYSRGQVLRYDLPPVDDEKQSWSDWFSGLLNKMLQPGNLPVYKEAPGGDGSIYPEVMNALTGVRGAVVRTTEKGELIVSVAVPIQRFRAVLGVLLLSTQAGDIDKIVHAERLAIMRVFGVATLVNVVLSLLLSSTIANPLRRLSAAAIRVRRGGAKEREEIPDFSARQDEIGNLSIALRDMTSALYDRIDAIESFAADVSHELKNPLTSLRSAVETLPLAKSDDSKKRLMDVIQHDVRRLDRLISDISDASRLDAELARSDAKSLDLEILLRDMIDISRQVGHSKKAVEIDYIVDRKPGNKTKFSVDGHDLRIGQIVTNLIENARSFVPAETGKITVRLTRTRTRCVIYIEDNGPGIQAENIDRIFERFYTDRPESEGFGQNSGLGLSISRQIAEAHGGSLRAENIVDSDGSTLLGARFILSLPAQTTA
- a CDS encoding PTS sugar transporter subunit IIA codes for the protein MIGLVLVTHGKLAEEFRHAVEHVVGPQKFIETVCIGPEDDMDKRRQDILQAVAGADDGHGVIILTDMFGGTPSNLAISVMNSGHTEVIAGVNLPMLIKLAGVRGDNNMERALVEASEAGRKYINVASRVLSGK
- a CDS encoding HPr family phosphocarrier protein; this encodes MTELSRELLIINKRGLHARASAKFVQTVEAYDAAITVSKDGTTVGGTSIMGLMMLAASPGCSVLVTASGNQAAEALEALDQLVANKFGEEI
- the ahcY gene encoding adenosylhomocysteinase, with product MSTEKDYIVADIGLADYGRKEIAIAETEMPGLMACRAEFGEAQPLKGARITGSLHMTIQTAVLIETLVALGAQVRWASCNIFSTQDHAAAAIAASGVPVFAVKGESLEDYWTYTDKIFQWADGGLSNMILDDGGDATMYILLGARAEAGEDVLSNPHSEEEEILFAQIKKRLQATPGWFTKQRDAIKGVTEETTTGVNRLYQLSQKGLLPFPAINVNDSVTKSKFDNKYGCKESLVDGIRRATDVMMAGKVAVVCGYGDVGKGSAASLSGAGARVKVTEVDPICALQAAMDGYEVVQLEDVVSSADIFITTTGNKDVIRIDHMRAMKDMAIVGNIGHFDNEIQVAALRNLKWTNIKPQVDMVEFAKGNRIILLSEGRLLNLGNATGHPSFVMSASFTNQTLAQIELFTKPGQYKNEVYVLPKHLDEKVARLHLAKLGVKLTELSEEQASYIGVTPKGPFKSDHYRY
- a CDS encoding HPr kinase/phosphorylase is translated as MTIEATNIHATAIVIGRTGLLFLGPSGSGKSALAFSCLAAAKPLGLTASLVADDRVLIAEQNGSIIAKCPPSIAGLMEIRYTGIVRMPYISEAEMHFAVRPVDPETAERLPPEDEQIDITASARLPLIRLAATSANPLAIIMAKIGASFDKSAI